One Ricinus communis isolate WT05 ecotype wild-type chromosome 2, ASM1957865v1, whole genome shotgun sequence DNA segment encodes these proteins:
- the LOC8280530 gene encoding cation/H(+) antiporter 15: MSQSNNSSSDSPSRISFGNGAGFGASFVCEVVGHINSRGFWFGDDPLSFSFPLLLLQLSLISIFTRSIYILLKPFGQPSIVSQILGGVVLGPSVLGHNSNFAEKVFPTKGRTILETLSIFGFMLFLFLIGVKTDPSIIFRSGKRVYAIGAVAFCIPYALAAFARLVLCHLLSLSQSTCKVLQLVVKLQSLTAFPVIATFLAELRILNSEIGRLASSSSMICDLCFWFTMSMSYAADIAIAKSLKTSMGSFLSAILLLSLIVFGIRPAALWAIRRTPEGKPVKEIYTFIALVALMGCVFIGEVIGIDALISSFLVGLVIPDGPPLGAALVERLDCFVSVLLTPIFFTLCGLKTNVFTIQKWKTVGAIQLVFLVGFFGKLIGTMLPPLFCRIPFRDALSLGLIMNSRGIVELILINDWRTANVLNDEGFAIMIISVVVVTGVISPLVKTLYDPSRRFLAYRRRTIQHHRRNQELRILACIHSQDNVQTLMTLLNASNATKEEPIGLFVLHLIKLTGRASSLLTAYRPRDKPSPCPTQSERIFNAFNRFGQESCGHVTVHCYKGISPRATMHNDVCSLALEHRISLIIVPFHRECINGKMIDFHVYRHLNRNVLDKAPCSVGILLDRGNPRKSPFLHSETSAYRVALLFFGGADDREALAYAGRMSKNPCVLVTLLHFKISIPVTEGTARSKMLDCEILDEFRFNAQWNERASYIEEVVIDSKDVLASIGAMDNAYDLVMVGKRHGDSKLMSELERWNHDKELGPVGEIVAARDCKLGASILVVQQQTRVWGMRDPEENITERYINIIQNQELPHTQ; encoded by the exons ATGTCACAATCAAATAATTCATCATCTGACAGCCCTTCGCGGATTAGTTTTGGGAATGGGGCTGGATTTGGTGCCTCATTTGTATGCGAGGTTGTGGGTCATATCAACTCAAGAGGCTTTTGGTTTGGTGAcgatcctctttctttctctttccctCTCTTGCTTCTGCAGTTATCTCTCATTTCTATCTTTACCCGCTCTATTTACATTCTTCTTAAGCCCTTTGGTCAGCCTTCTATCGTTTCTCAGATCCTT gGTGGTGTAGTTCTGGGTCCTTCAGTTCTTGGGCATAACTCGAATTTCGCAGAAAAAGTCTTTCCAACAAAGGGAAGGACTATCTTGGAGACTCTGTCAATCTTTGGTTTCATGCTGTTTCTCTTCCTAATTGGGGTGAAGACGGATCCCTCAATCATTTTTAGGTCAGGCAAACGGGTATATGCAATAGGGGCTGTTGCTTTCTGCATTCCTTATGCGCTGGCTGCATTTGCTAGATTGGTCCTCTGCCATTTGCTCTCATTGAGTCAAAGTACCTGCAAGGTGCTTCAGCTAGTGGTGAAGTTGCAATCTTTGACAGCCTTCCCAGTTATTGCAACCTTTCTTGCTGAGCTAAGGATCCTTAATTCTGAAATTGGACGGCTTGCCAGTTCTTCTTCAATGATATGTGACCTCTGCTTTTGGTTCACTATGTCAATGAGTTACGCAGCAGATATCGCTATTGCAAAATCACTGAAAACATCAATGGGGTCTTTTCTATCGGCCATCCTCCTTCTCAGCCTTATTGTGTTTGGAATACGTCCAGCAGCCTTATGGGCGATTCGACGTACCCCAGAAGGAAAACCTGTGAAAGAAatttacacttttatagcTCTTGTAGCATTGATGGGTTGCGTATTCATCGGTGAAGTTATTGGAATAGATGCTCTAATCTCATCTTTCCTTGTAGGCTTGGTCATACCGGACGGGCCACCATTAGGAGCTGCATTAGTAGAGAGGCTTGATTGCTTTGTATCAGTATTGCTAACACCCATCTTTTTCACTCTATGTGGATTGAAGACGAACGTTTTTACCATACAAAAGTGGAAGACTGTGGGTGCAATTCAATTGGTCTTCTTAGTTGGCTTCTTTGGGAAACTTATAGGGACGATGCTACCTCCTCTCTTCTGTAGAATTCCATTCAGAGACGCCCTCTCCCTTGGTCTTATCATGAATTCACGAGGCATTGTTGAACTGATTTTAATAAACGATTGGAGGACAGCCAAT GTCTTGAACGATGAAGGCTTCGCCATTATGATTATATCTGTGGTGGTTGTAACAGGAGTAATCTCACCCCTTGTAAAAACCCTGTATGATCCTTCAAGGAGGTTCCTGGCATACAGAAGGAGGACAATACAACACCATCGTCGAAATCAAGAATTACGGATACTTGCTTGTATCCATAGCCAGGACAATGTCCAGACACTGATGACGCTTCTTAATGCCTCCAACGCTACCAAAGAGGAGCCTATCGGTTTATTTGTCCTCCACCTCATTAAGCTCACTGGACGTGCCTCTTCCCTATTGACGGCCTACAGGCCACGTGACAAACCTTCTCCATGCCCAACTCAGTCAGAAAGGATCTTCAATGCATTTAATAGATTTGGACAAGAAAGCTGTGGCCATGTCACTGTCCATTGCTACAAAGGCATTTCACCTCGTGCAACAATGCACAACGATGTGTGCTCACTTGCATTAGAACACAGGATATCTCTTATAATTGTGCCGTTTCACCGAGAATGCATAAACGGGAAAATGATAGACTTTCATGTGTATAGGCACCTCAATAGGAATGTGCTTGACAAGGCTCCCTGTTCTGTTGGGATCCTTCTTGATCGTGGGAACCCAAGAAAATCTCCATTTTTACATTCAGAGACTTCAGCTTATCGGGTTGCTCTGCTATTTTTTGGGGGTGCTGATGATAGAGAAGCGCTAGCATATGCTGGACGTATGTCAAAGAATCCTTGTGTCCTAGTCACCTTGTtacatttcaaaatttcaatacCAGTGACAGAGGGTACAGCAAGAAGCAAGATGCTTGATTGTGAAATCCTGGATGAATTCAGGTTTAACGCTCAGTGGAATGAGCGTGCTTCTTACATAGAGGAGGTGGTGATTGATAGTAAAGATGTTCTTGCCAGTATTGGAGCAATGGACAATGCTTACGACCTTGTCATGGTTGGGAAGCGACATGGAGACTCAAAGTTGATGTCTGAGCTTGAGAGGTGGAATCATGATAAAGAGCTGGGGCCAGTAGGAGAGATAGTTGCTGCTAGAGATTGTAAACTGGGGGCTTCTATATTGGTGGTGCAACAACAAACAAGGGTATGGGGAATGCGCGACCCAGAGGAGAACATAACTGAGaggtatataaatataattcagAATCAAGAGTTACCACATACTCAATAG